Within Primulina tabacum isolate GXHZ01 chromosome 5, ASM2559414v2, whole genome shotgun sequence, the genomic segment TTCAATGTCAGCTAAATTCATTGCCATGTGATCCATTTTGTAATGCTTTTCAAGAACTCctcttttgttgtatattcGACATAATACCCAATCATCAAGCTGCATCAAGTGCACACATCACAAGATAATTATGAAATCAAGTTTGCAGATCAACATTAAAGGTGCACGAGTTAGCTACAATACGTACCCTCAAGTTGTTTTTCTTGCCAGCAGATCTGTCCACGTTAGCTAGACGATATTCATGCATAATCCAATTAGTCTTGATACCCTTTGGAGCTTTTCCGGCATAAAACACCAAAGCCTTCTTTATCCCAAGTGTCTTAGGCTTCCCGACCGGCTTATCAGCTCCAGTTGCCTTCCAGTAACCGGAACCGGCCGTCCGGTTGGGCCGTGAACCGTTCGGGTACTTTCGATCTCTTGGAGAAAAGAAGTACCATTCTTTTTCACCATACAGTGCCATACCTGACATAAATCATTGAACTTAGGGGGGTGTATTGGTTATAGACTTTTAATTacttttatggagtttaaaagtctataggtattcaaactagacttttatatactccatgaaagtttagtggtattcaatgtaaacttttgtagaattttaaaaagtcatgtggtattcaaacttgacttttaaaaactctacaaaagtctatatgtattcaaaatgtcaatagacttttaatgacttgtaattctattaagtacaagaattatagcttaaggtacaacaataaaatgtcaacaaaagtctttgattcaacctaaagatttggatgtacatttaattcagaaatctcccaaattccatacaaactttcattcttttctcatctatttattttttcttttatttgtactttttaaaaacataattaaaatttaaattttttattaattattatataacatttatttttaattattttctttaattttagttaatctatatattaaattattgtataagcaaattcataccgatactataccaaaattttcggtataccccaccaaaaaaaccttacattttaaaaaaatttataatttattgttttaaaatattatatattttaaaattttgtatatttttccagtatttcggtatataccaaaattttcaaattggatatcgttaccgtaccgaaaaattcgatattgttaccgtaccgtatcgaaatcttcggtatacttaaaattcggtaaattcaatatttttttgttatggtaatctcggtatattgaaaattcggtattttttcccacccctaacAGGGCTTGTATTGGCATGTGCtatattacacaattttctttgaaagaagtgtcaaattttgtatatttttccggtatttcggtatataccaaaattttcaaattggatatcgcgttaccgtaccgaaaaattcggtattgtCACCGTACCAGTATCGAAATCTTCGGTATActtaaaatttggtaaattcaatatttttttgttatggtaatctcggtataccgaaaattcggtattttttcccacccctaacATGGCTTGTATTGGCATGTGCTATATTACacgattttctttgaaagaagtgtcaatttgattaatttcaaattgaactagataatgaagctcaattgtcttcatcagcacaagtttatgaaggtgacgactttgatcagttatttaataaaacgagcaaatgctaatgcatggagggatatcatagccaatggaatgtagaacgatgttgatcaaattgtcagtaatgattagatttttttttataaaagactactcattattttgagtgttcttttaataaaattttattatgaacttataaaaatattattcattaatatgttgaattgacataaagaattgaaattttgatttcaataaattggatagttaatttgtcgtttttcacaaattaaattgatttaacttttaagtaagtaaaattcatttaaattcataaataaaaataataatttaaaattgaagaggttatctatgtccaataattattttaaaaaaattaataaaaaataaatcacaattataaactacaaaattcacataattctatgaaaaaatttacaaaagtctacaaaaatcttgaaaaaaaatctataagagtctatgaaatttgttttacaattctatgagattccataaaagtcaataaaaatctatcaactccacaaaagtccatcatttaaaaaaagtcattaaaaatcttTGAAAGTATAAAATGAATACACCACCGTAAGCATTCTTTTCCGACAAATTATTTAGATTTTACAGGTAGCTAGCAAAATAAGATATACTACCAAAACAACCGAACCAAACTTTAAAAACTTGAATAAATTAAAAGACATTATTGAACACAAAAGCAATCTATATAAGCCATGACAGAAACCAAACATCAGGAAAAAATTCTGTTCCAAGTTCCAtcaataatttttaaagaaCAATACTAAAAAACCGAACTTAATTACCTGATATTTCTAAAACTCAATAACCAAACTATTTTGGTTCTACCGGTTGGTTTTGGTCGTATCAAAATTTAACTTCCCATTAACCAGAGATGCAAAAAAATGAACGTATCACGGCCAACTTTCAAATACAGATCAATTTTCGAATCCCATCTTAATTTACATCAAATTAATCACATTGGACTCAATCtggataacaagtaataaaaatggAGCATTCAAGATAACCATTCAACATTTTCGTGAATCACTCGAAGAAACAGTCGAGTCTCTAAAAAACTAGGGGAAAAAAAGAGAAATAGTTACCAGGAAGGTCCCATGAATCGAACTTATACAGATCAATCTCCGCTATGATGGGAACAGCAATTTGTTGGCCAGAGCACTTGCGGCAGAGGTAATGCACCACCAGCTCCTCGTCAGTCGGATGGAACCTGAATCCTGCCGGCAGATTCAACTTCTGATCACCACCCTTCATTCACACTAGGGAATtcttcatttttaaattttttttagatttttcttCACATTTGCTCCGCGCAATTTGTTTGAAAGGAAAGAAAGAGGAACCATCGCGGTGGTTGTATATATATAAGCCAACTTCACACAACAGCTGGCTTTCGAGGTCGGCGGCGCTGCAGCTTATTCTTAGTCTTGGTGCCCGTGGGGCAATTGCATCTATTCCATTATAACTAGTTATTCTTCACACGCGCGATGCATgtgtaacaattttttttatcattatcgatggattaaaataaaatttgacaaattatagatgaactaaattgatatttgaattgttgaaataaaaaaaaataaagtgtatgttgaaattggaaaaaaaaaacaaaaaacataagTGTAacattagtatcatataagggtaaaattggaagattgtgtgttaaaattgaaaaaaaaaaacaaaaaacaaaagtgtaatattagtatcatataagggtaaaattggaagaaaaagttgATGTCCTCTCTAGGTAGTTATTATCATGTCCTCAcagttaataatatagtatagaagTATAGATCCTCTCTAGGTAGTTATTATCATGTcatcacacttaataatatagtatagatattaaaattaattaattaatggtaTTTATTTACTACCCATGATTATAACcagttttctaaaaaaaatccgTTTAAGCTTGAAACTTCACAAAAATGCCCCTATTCAGATAAAAGCGGTTAAACGGCAGTTTGATCGAATTAAGCGTAATTAATACGTTTAATTAAGTGTGATTAAACACAATTAATGacatctatttattttaaattttttattttgaaggtatgtattttttttaaaataataaattatgtttataatttagatgtttattttttattttaattatgattaagcaTGTCTAATAatgatttgataaatatttaacattttttaacGTGATCTAgttgcaaaaataaataaagattgcaattttgagatttttatgattttataaatatgataattaatgtatcagacttaaatttatcatatttatgtattattttatctatttattggtttgagataattacaattacactacaaataaaaaatacattttttcacGCTTAAGCATATGATAATCTCACTTAAACTTGAAAAGCTTGGAGCTCGACATCCGCGTTTCGGGGTGCTTAACGATTTTTAGAACCTTGATTATAAGTTATAACTAAATGatcaaacattttaaattaTCTAGTTCTTGTTGTCTCATAATTATTATTTACCTATATCgtattattaaatttaagaatCATTTGCTAGCTTTCGTGTCATGACCCGTCATTTTTTAATAACAAATTTATCCttatttatttaacattaatttttaaaaaatatattatcagAATAcactattatttaaaaaattaaataatatatataaatttaattaattttaaatttttacaatttttttggGTTGTGTATGAATACCAAGATACTAGTTTTaattaatgaataaaaaaataaattagcaCCCAATCTGTAATGAAATTAATACGGTTGACCACAGACAAGAAGTAGAAGTTGACCCTCCTAATCATAGGATTCCACGTGGATGGGAAATCTCACGTGTGGTCACCCTCACCGAACTCTTGTGAAAAGAGCAAGTTAATTTAATGAAACTTTCTCCACGCTTGCTATTTGGATCTCGATCCGATCATATTGTTAAACTCATTGAAAATTTTATCAAGATTTGCTCAAGCTTAATAATATTCGACTCAAGGTCAACTAGTTTGTTGGGGTTTCATGTACAATAATAATTTGCATTATCTTatatcaaaatttgagtttaagaTAAATGTTTGAAATACTACTAATGAAAAGTCTATCTCTTAAATGATCATATCTTAGTTCAAATTTTGACTCAGAATGCTCAAAGAGCTCGAAAATGCGTTCGTTTAGCGAGCCGATCTCGATCCAGACTCGTTAAACACGATAAACAAGCCGACCTTGATCTATTTGTGagcttaataattttaaaacaattcgaGCTCGAGGTTTATGACAAAAAGTtgaatcgagctcgagcctATATATATCTTgaacgagtcgagctcgaacTTGATACCGTTCGACTTTACGTTCTAAGCTCCCTTAAAAACGaccaatttatttaaattatcttTCATAGTAGAGATCATTCTAATCCCATTTAATTTTAATGTACAAACCAGGAAATAACTATATATTTAATCAGAACAACCATAAAGTAAACAACAATATAACAAACTAGAATCATAATTAAACAATTGTTATACGTAGTATTTGTGCTTTCGCTGACAATTAAAATAGTTCGTCTagataaaaataacatt encodes:
- the LOC142546597 gene encoding NAC transcription factor 32-like, whose product is MKGGDQKLNLPAGFRFHPTDEELVVHYLCRKCSGQQIAVPIIAEIDLYKFDSWDLPGMALYGEKEWYFFSPRDRKYPNGSRPNRTAGSGYWKATGADKPVGKPKTLGIKKALVFYAGKAPKGIKTNWIMHEYRLANVDRSAGKKNNLRLDDWVLCRIYNKRGVLEKHYKMDHMAMNLADIEDRKPMIDATICNQMQAPMSLPLQKMNEYLPKVQTYSSSLEHESSPEFTCEKEVQSVPQWSAFQNSVDLQHIYLGGFQDDDPFDSPMQYNNQFSMLQDIYP